A genomic segment from Gammaproteobacteria bacterium encodes:
- a CDS encoding ion transporter, which yields MRQPSPFSERIELAVIAVICMDLVLQTAETAEAMAGATPFFFWAGVGVWALYTVEWCVRIRRAEDWKKYAFSFMGIVDFLAVLPLWAFTGFDLKALRAFRLFRLFVSTAKLAAHTHAVSKLARAFRHAMDEAGALIAGTSIVVFTAGFGMYHLERDVQPEIFGSVYDGLWWAVVTLTTVGYGDIQPVTAGGRILATVAMFAGIGVIGSACGIMADALREAGAGEQAA from the coding sequence ATGCGACAGCCCTCTCCATTCTCGGAACGAATCGAACTTGCGGTGATCGCCGTCATTTGCATGGATCTGGTGCTCCAGACCGCGGAGACGGCGGAGGCCATGGCCGGTGCGACGCCGTTCTTCTTCTGGGCCGGCGTGGGCGTCTGGGCGCTCTACACGGTCGAGTGGTGCGTGCGCATCCGGCGGGCGGAGGACTGGAAGAAGTACGCGTTCAGCTTCATGGGCATCGTCGATTTCCTGGCCGTCCTGCCGCTGTGGGCGTTCACGGGATTCGATCTGAAGGCGCTCCGTGCCTTTCGCCTGTTTCGCCTCTTCGTCTCGACGGCGAAGCTGGCCGCCCACACTCACGCCGTGAGCAAGCTCGCGAGGGCGTTCCGGCACGCCATGGATGAGGCCGGCGCGCTGATCGCGGGTACGAGCATCGTCGTGTTCACGGCCGGGTTCGGCATGTACCACCTCGAGCGCGACGTTCAACCGGAGATCTTCGGCTCGGTGTACGATGGCCTGTGGTGGGCGGTGGTCACGCTGACGACGGTGGGGTACGGCGACATCCAGCCAGTGACGGCCGGGGGGAGGATTCTGGCCACGGTGGCGATGTTCGCCGGGATCGGGGTGATCGGATCGGCGTGCGGGATCATGGCGGATGCGCTGAGGGAGGCCGGCGCCGGAGAGCAGGCGGCGTAG